The following are from one region of the Capsicum annuum cultivar UCD-10X-F1 chromosome 1, UCD10Xv1.1, whole genome shotgun sequence genome:
- the LOC107864391 gene encoding translation initiation factor IF-2 isoform X1 has translation MAWRAAGKKGTFPSLTKALSVRSRYTAAAATKFALEESQRTTPVLVGQVQGCFMNAAQWKPNCTNQLTYRFPIRSFHASPEMLAWKKEPEALGLKIQKKGKFKKRTKDSSPPVEAPYVPPKLKRAASSSLSDRTVEIFEGMTTVELAKRCGVPISVLQDILINVGEKVDSEYDPLSIDISELIAMEIGVNVRRLHSNEGAEVLPRPPVVTVMGHVDHGKTSLLDALRLTSVAAKEAGGITQHLGAFVVGMPSGASITFLDTPGHAAFSAMRQRGAAVTDIVVLVVAADDGVMPQTLEAMSHAKAADVPIVVAVNKCDKSAANPERVKVQLATEGLPLEEMGGDVQVVEVSAVTKTGLDKLEEALLLQAEMMDLKSRVDGPAQAYVVEARVDRGRGPLATAIVKAGTLVCGQHVVVGAEWGKIRAIRDMLGKLTDRARPAMPVEIEGLKGLPMAGDDIIVVHSEKRARMLSDGRKKKLEKDRLRRKMEAEKLGLASESNLEDEEGEVEEKPKRVEMAIIVKGDVQGTVQAVTDAMKSLDSTQVLVNIVHGGVGPISESDVDLARACGAVIVGFNIRTPPSSINQAANKAGIKIKIHRVIYHLLEDIGNSIVEKAPGTFETQVAGEAQILSIFELKGRSKARGEDVKIAGCRVIDGRLIRSSTMRIVRSGEVVFEGSCTSLKREKKDVEAVGKGNECGLVIENWVDFEVGDVIQCLEQVNRKPKFISSQSGAVKIEC, from the exons GTCTTTTCATGCCAGTCCAGAAATGCTGGCTTGGAAAAAAGAACCAGAAGCTTTGGGTTTGAAGATACAGAAGAAAGGGAAGTTCAAGAAAAGGACAAAAGATTCCTCGCCACCTGTTGAAGCTCCGTATGTACCTCCCAAGCTAAAAAGAGCTGCTAGTTCCTCCTTATCAGATAGAACTGTAGAGATATTCGAAGGCATGACAACTGTTGAGCTGGCCAAACGTTGTGGCGTGCCAATATCTGTCTTGCAGGATATCCTTATAAATGTGGGGGAAAAGGTTGACTCAGAATATGATCCTCTTAGCATTGACATTTCTGAGCTCATTGCGATG GAAATTGGAGTAAATGTTAGGAGGCTGCATTCTAATGAAGGTGCTGAAGTCCTGCCACGGCCACCAGTGGTCACAGTGATGGGTCATGTCGACCATGGTAAGACATCCCTTTTAGATGCTCTACGTCTCACTTCTGTGGCTGCTAAGGAAGCTGGAGGCATAACTCAGCATTTGGGAGCATTTGTTGTTGGAATGCCTTCTGGGGCATCAATCACATTCCTTGACACTCCTGGTCATGCGGCATTTAGCGCTATGCGACAAAGAGGTGCAGCGGTTACTGACATTGTTGTATTGGTAGTGGCTGCTGATGACGGTGTTATGCCACAAACGCTTGAAGCAATGTCCCATGCAAAAGCAGCTGATGTTCCGATTGTTGTTGCCGTCAACAAATGTGATAAATCGGCAGCAAATCCTGAAAGAGTGAAAGTCCAGCTTGCAACAGAAGGGTTACCTCTGGAGGAGATGGGCGGAGATGTTCAGGTTGTTGAAGTCTCTGCTGTAACAAAAACTGGGTTGGATAAGCTGGAGGAGGCGTTGCTTCTCCAGGCTGAAATGATGGATCTGAAGTCACGTGTAGATGGACCAGCCCAAGCTTATGTCGTCGAGGCAAGGGTTGATAGAGGACGGGGTCCATTGGCTACTGCAATAGTGAAAGCAGGAACCCTTGTCTGTGGTCAGCATGTTGTTGTAGGTGCGGAGTGGGGAAAAATCAGGGCTATTAGGGATATGCTAGGAAAATTGACTGATAGAGCTAGGCCAGCTATGCCCGTGGAGATTGAGGGACTCAAAGGGCTTCCAATGGCTGGTGATGACATTATTGTCGTTCACTCTGAGAAAAGGGCAAGGATGCTTAGCGATGGGAGGAAAAAGAAACTTGAAAAAGATAGACTTAGGAGGAAGATGGAGGCAGAAAAATTAGGCTTAGCGTCAGAATCTAATTTAGAAGATGAAGAAGGAGAAGTTGAGGAGAAGCCGAAGAGGGTTGAAATGGCAATAATAGTAAAAGGAGATGTTCAAGGAACTGTCCAAGCCGTCACAGACGCAATGAAGAGTTTGGATAGTACTCAG GTTTTGGTGAATATTGTCCATGGAGGTGTTGGGCCTATTTCTGAGTCTGACGTGGATTTAGCACGAGCTTGTGGGGCAGTTATTGTTGGATTCAACATACGAACTCCACCTAGTTCAATAAACCAAGCAGCAAATAAAGCTGGCATTAAG ATAAAAATCCATCGTGTGATCTATCATCTTCTAGAGGATATTGGCAACTCTATTGTTGAAAAAGCCCCCGGGACATTTGAGACACAGGTTGCAGGAGAGGCACAGATACTAAGCATATTTGAGCTTAAAGGAAGGAGCAAAGCTAGGGGAGAGGACGTCAAGATAGCTGGTTGTCGTGTGATAGATGGCCGACTTATCAGATCATCAACAATGAGGATTGTTAGAAGTGGTGAGGTTGTTTTCGAAGGATCGTGTACATCGCTAAAGCGTGAGAAAAAAGATGTTGAAGCAGTTGGAAAGGGGAATGAATGTGGACTTGTGATTGAGAATTGGGTTGACTTTGAGGTTGGAGATGTCATTCAATGCTTGGAGCAAGTTAACAGAAAACCTAAATTTATTTCATCGCAAAGCGGCGCTGTCAAAATAGAATGTTGA
- the LOC107864374 gene encoding ABC transporter C family member 10 (The sequence of the model RefSeq protein was modified relative to this genomic sequence to represent the inferred CDS: added 64 bases not found in genome assembly) codes for MDLWPVFCGEDDCSQKAGESCSSTFPDPSSCTSRILVISANILLLIILVFLFSAKFSSRKSVSSSEFQGNSILSTFSYIFNGTLALAYLSLGTWKVLHIVVSGHTVLPLLQWLVPMSQGLMLLMLSLLSIYKKQYTSSPGKWCLFMASLLESFLCISSVWQVIVENTVYTKSVLDVLPLLGVILMIISASKGQEKLSTCEPLLGEKANACGQAESKDNTTPFAKAGFFSRMSFCWLNDLLKKGKEKTLNDEDIPALRMEDQAGTLYSLFKEQVNRSKQKTSSPRPSVFSAIVFCQWKAIVVSGFFALIKTVTVSIGPLFLYAFIEVAKGKGAFKYEGYVLAGAILIAKCIESLAERQWFFRTRLIGLQVKSLLTAAIYDKQLHLSNVAKNTHSPGEIINYATVDTFKVGEFPYWFHQIWTTCIQICIALVIMYYAVGLATVPALLLVVASVLGNSPVAKYQHKYLTELMVAQDRMLMAITESLTSMKVLKLYAWEKHFKNAIVKLREEEYRWLSAVQMQKGYYLVLFWSTPIIVSAVTFWSCYLLKVPLNTTNVFTFLATLRIVQEPVRSVPDILGVFIEAKVSLSRIVEFLEAPELQNRRIEQKYRRKELEPSIIIKSNGISWVASSPNPAVKSVNLHVKQGQKLAICGEVGSGKSTLLAAILGEVPYVDGLVQVHGTVSYVSQNAWIQTGTIRDNILFGSTMDQIKYQEVLERCSLVKDLEMLPFGDQTIIGERGVNLSGGQKQRVQLARALYQDSDIYLLDDPFSAVDAHTSTCLFNDYVMGALSGKIVLLVTHQVDFLPTFDAILLMSKGNIMQSASFDQLLLSSEEFRNLIHAHGEATKSESNRGCAPQGRTKRSEENIHQLSAEEQLITLIGEQLIKQEERESGYTGIKPYKHYLVQSNGLFHLLLAIFSHLLFMVGQLGQNLLLAADLQSSRTTMFNLILVYSSIGFGMSLTLFIRSYAVIDLGLKSSKSIFTKLLTSIFRAPMSFYDSTPLGRILSRLSSDLSVLDLDMSFRFSQTLSSTFTTYFSLGLLAALTWPILIVIIPTIYMTVILQRFYFASAKELMRIDGTTKSSVASNLAEAIAGAMTIRAFEEEDRFCTEYLQLVDSNAVAFFHSFSATEWLIQRLEILCAVVLSSSALAMVLLPFEASDSGYIGMALSYALSLNVFLVSSVQNQCMLENSIISVERLEQYMHIPSERPEIIQGNRPDPSWPSTGKVEIVDLKVRYQPNVPLVLQGISCIIEGGYKVGIVGRTGSGKTTLISALFRLVEPTEGMIIIDGLNISTIGNHDLRSSLSIIPQDPTLFSGTVRYNLDPLSEHTDQEIWEVLGKCQLRDAVQQKEGRLDSSVAQDGSNWSMGQRQLFCLGRALLKRRKILVLDEATASIDNATDSIIQKTIRTEFEDCTVITVAHRIPTVMDCTMVLAISDGKLVEYDKPMKLMNKESSLFGQLVDEYWSRSQNADIQINSI; via the exons ATGGATCTCTGGCCGGTTTTCTGCGGGGAGGATGATTGTTCTCAGAAGGCTGGAGAGAGTTGCAGTTCAACTTTTCCTGATCCATCTTCATGCACCAGCCGCATATTGGTCATTTCTGCGAATATCCTGCTTCTGATTATTCTTGTTTTCCTCTTTTCTGCCAAGTTTTCATCGAGAAAGAGCGTGTCATCTTCTGAATTCCAAGGCAATTCTATCTTGTCAACTTTTTCCTACATTTTCAATGGCACTTTAGCTTTAGCATACTTGAGTTTGGGGACTTGGAAAGTTTTGCATATAGTCGTCTCAGGACACACTGTTCTACCTCTCCTACAATGGCTAGTTCCGATGTCACAAGGGCTGATGTTGTTAATGCTAAGTTTACTCTCCATTTACAAGAAGCAGTATACTTCTTCACCCGGGAAGTGGTGTCTTTTTATGGCAAGCTTACTAGAGTCATTTCTTTGTATTTCATCCGTATGGCAAGTAATAGTAGAGAACACGGTGTACACAAAATCAGTCTTGGATGTGTTACCTCTACTAGGAGTGATTCTAATGATCATTTCTGCATCCAAAGGTCAAGAGAAATTAAGCACTTGTGAACCTCTGCTGGGAGAAAAAGCCAATGCCTGTGGTCAAGCTGAATCGAAAGACAATACAACTCCATTTGCCAAAGCTGGATTTTTCAGCAGAATGTCGTTTTGCTGGTTGAATGATTTACTGAAGAAGGGCAAGGAGAAAACTCTCAATGATGAGGACATTCCAGCGTTGAGGATGGAGGATCAAGCTGGGACACTGTACTCGTTGTTTAAGGAGCAAGTAAATAGAAGTAAGCAAAAAACCTCATCTCCTCGGCCTTCGGTATTTTCAGCTATAGTCTTCTGTCAATGGAAAGCCATTGTTGTATCTGGATTCTTCGCTCTGATCAAGACAGTGACGGTGTCAATAGGGCCTTTGTTTCTTTATGCCTTCATTGAGGTTGCCAAAGGAAAGGGAGCTTTCAAATATGAAGGTTATGTGCTAGCAGGGGCAATCCTTATTGCAAAATGCATAGAATCATTAGCAGAGAGGCAATGGTTTTTCAGGACTAGATTAATAGGCCTTCAAGTTAAATCTTTGCTAACTGCAGCTATCTATGATAAGCAACTCCACCTTTCAAATGTGGCTAAGAATACTCATTCACCTGGTGAGATAATAAACTATGCCACAGTTGATACCTTTAAAGTTGGTGAATTTCCATATTGGTTTCATCAAATATGGACAACATGCATTCAGATATGCATTGCACTAGTCATAATGTATTATGCTGTGGGACTGGCTACCGTACCAGCTCTACTATTAGTTGTAGCAAGTGTGCTAGGAAATTCTCCGGTTGCCAAATATCAGCACAAGTACTTGACAGAGCTTATGGTTGCGCAAGACAGAATGCTAATGGCCATAACGGAATCCCTTACTAGTATGAAAGTGTTGAAGTTGTACGCGTGGGAGAAACATTTTAAGAATGCCATTGTAAAGCTAAGAGAAGAAGAATACCGATGGTTATCAGCAGTGCAGATGCAGAAAGGCTATTACCTGGTTTTGTTTTGGTCAACGCCAATCATTGTATCCGCAGTTACTTTCTGGTCTTGCTACTTACTCAAAGTACCTCTCAATACCACTAATGTCTTCACATTCCTTGCCACTTTACGAATTGTTCAGGAACCTGTTAGGTCAGTTCCTGATATTCTTGGAGTATTCATAGAAGCAAAAGTCTCCTTATCTCGAATTGTGGAATTTCTTGAGGCTCCCGAGTTGCAAAACAGACGTATTGAGCAGAAGTACCGGCGGAAGGAACTTGAGCCTTCCATAATCATCAAGTCCAATGGGATATCATGGGTTGCAAGTTCTCCTAATCCTGCAGTGAAAAGTGTAAACCTTCACGTGAAACAAGGGCAAAAGTTAGCTATCTGTGGTGAGGTTGGTTCTGGTAAATCAACTCTTTTAGCTGCAATCCTCGGAGAGGTTCCATATGTTGATGGCTTG GTTCAAGTTCATGGAACGGTGTCATACGTTTCTCAGAATGCATGGATTCAGACAGGAACAATAAGGGACAACATACTTTTTGGTTCCACCATGGATCAGATCAAATACCAAGAAGTACTTGAAAGGTGTTCTCTTGTCAAGGACCTTGAAATGCTTCCTTTCGGCGACCAAACAATTATTGGAGAAAGAGGCGTTAACCTCAGTGGTGGACAGAAGCAACGAGTTCAGCTGGCACGTGCACTGTATCAAGATTCTGACATATACCTGTTGGACGATCCATTCAGCGCAGTTGATGCACACACCTCAACCTGTCTGTTTAAT GATTATGTCATGGGAGCTCTTTCTGGAAAGATAGTCTTGCTTGTTACTCATCAAGTAGATTTCCTTCCAACATTTGATGCAATACTG CTAATGTCCAAAGGGAACATCATGCAGTCAGCTTCCTTTGATCAACTGCTTCTTTCTAGTGAAGAGTTTCGAAACCTCATTCATGCCCATGGAGAAGCAACTAAAAGTGAGAGTAATCGAGGGTGTGCTCCCCAAGGAAGGACCAAAAGGTCAGAAGAAAACATTCATCAGTTGTCTGCAGAAGAACAGCTAATAACACTCATTGGTGAGCAGTTGATCAAACAAGAAGAAAGAGAATCAGGATACACCGGTATTAAGCCGTATAAACATTATCTTGTCCAAAGCAACGGCCTTTTCCATCTCCTTTTGGCTATATTTTCACACCTCCTATTTATGGTTGGTCAGCTAGGACAAAATCTTTTGTTAGCTGCCGATTTACAGAGTTCAAGAACCACAATGTTTAATCTCATCCTGGTATACTCATCCATAGGTTTTGGTATGTCACTGACCTTGTTCATTAGGTCCTATGCAGTGATTGATTTAGGCCTCAAGTCATCAAAATCTATTTTTACTAAGTTACTAACGTCTATATTCCGAGCACCAATGTCATTTTACGATTCAACCCCACTTGGAAGAATACTTAGTCGG TTGTCCTCAGACCTCAGTGTTTTGGATCTTGACATGTCATTTCGATTCAGTCAAACCCTGTCCTCAACCTTCACCACATACTTCAGCTTAGGACTATTGGCTGCTCTCACCTGGCCAATCTTGATTGTTATTATACCAACAATTTATATGACAGTGATTTTACAG AGATTCTACTTTGCTTCAGCAAAGGAACTCATGAGAATTGATGGCACAACAAAGTCATCGGTTGCTAGCAATCTTGCTGAAGCCATAGCAGGAGCAATGACTATAAGAGCTTTCGAGGAGGAGGATCGTTTTTGCACAGAATATTTGCAACTTGTTGATAGTAATGCAGTTGCATTTTTCCACAGCTTTTCAGCAACCGAGTGGTTGATCCAACGTCTAGAAATTCTCTGTGCAGTAGTTCTCTCATCGTCGGCCTTAGCCATGGTTTTACTTCCCTTCGAAGCTTCTGACTCAG GATATATTGGCATGGCTCTGTCGTACGCTCTTTCCTTAAACGTATTTCTAGTTTCTTCAGTCCAAAACCAATGCATGCTAGAAAACTCCATCATTTCAGTCGAAAGACTAGAGCAATACATGCATATTCCTAGCGAACGACCTGAAATAATACAAGGCAACAGACCTGATCCCTCTTGGCCTTCCACTGGTAAAGTGGAGATTGTTGATTTAAAG GTCAGATATCAACCGAATGTTCCACTAGTTCTACAAGGCATTAGCTGCATAATTGAAGGTGGATATAAAGTTGGAATTGTTGGCAGGACAGGTAGTGGCAAAACAACTCTTATTAGTGCCTTGTTTCGCTTGGTAGAGCCAACGGAAGGAATGATCATCATAGATGGACTAAATATTTCAACAATCGGTAATCATGATCTTCGATCTTCTTTATCCATCATTCCACAAGATCCTACGCTCTTTAGCggtactgttagatacaatctTGACCCCTTGTCAGAGCACACTGATCAGGAGATATGGGAG